CGCAGCTCGTAACACTTAAGGCAGCGCTCTCCCCCCTCCTTCACATGCTCCAGTCCCCGGGCCATCTCATAGAACCGCTCCTGGTCGTAAGGGCCTGCCAGGAAGGACACCGGGCGGAGGAAGGGCATCTGGCTGATCAGCTCCTGCTGCTCCCAGATCCTCTTGGTGTACTCGCTCTCCGGGTAAATGTTGGGATTATAATAGAAAACGGTGATCTCAAAATATCGGTTCAGATACTCCAGCACATAACTGCTGCAGGGCGCGCAGCAGCTGTGGAGCAAAAGCCGCGGCACCCGCTCTTCCGACTTCAGGCGCTCCAGCAGCCTGTCCAG
This window of the Massilistercora timonensis genome carries:
- a CDS encoding epoxyqueuosine reductase QueH produces the protein MNYQKELDRLLERLKSEERVPRLLLHSCCAPCSSYVLEYLNRYFEITVFYYNPNIYPESEYTKRIWEQQELISQMPFLRPVSFLAGPYDQERFYEMARGLEHVKEGGERCLKCYELRLSEAARMAVKTEADYFTTTLSISPLKNADRLNEIGMRLGEEYGVPYLPSDFKKKNGYKRSIELSREYDLYRQDYCGCEFSMNQRRR